The genomic region AGAGGTCTAACCTTCTGATTTTTTGACAATAAATTTCAGAATATCCATAGGAGTAATAATCCCAACGACTTTCTGCTCCCTATCCGTTACCACCACCCGACGGATATTCTCCTCTACCATCAGCTTGATGACTTGATCAATGGAATCTTCTTCAACTACAGAGGAGACAATGGGAACCATAATATTTTCGACATAACCCGGGTACAAGGTTGGGGACTCCCGATATTCTTCCGGTAACAGGTGAGTCTCCAGGATATCTGTCTTAGACACCACCCCGATTAACTTCCCCGTTTCATCTACCACCGGGGTCCCGCTGATATTTTTCTCGATAAAGAGTCTGGAAAGTTCCTCCGTTGAGGTTTTTAAGTTGACGCAAACGACCGGTTTGGTCATTACATCTTTCGCTTTTATATCTTTGAG from Candidatus Limnocylindrales bacterium harbors:
- a CDS encoding CBS domain-containing protein, with amino-acid sequence MKLKDIKAKDVMTKPVVCVNLKTSTEELSRLFIEKNISGTPVVDETGKLIGVVSKTDILETHLLPEEYRESPTLYPGYVENIMVPIVSSVVEEDSIDQVIKLMVEENIRRVVVTDREQKVVGIITPMDILKFIVKKSEG